A region of Onychomys torridus chromosome 10, mOncTor1.1, whole genome shotgun sequence DNA encodes the following proteins:
- the C10H4orf48 gene encoding neuropeptide-like protein C4orf48 homolog isoform X2, translating to MRARAGRGASSRVARAAGRGSVNRGRPRAPSSAMAPASRSLLSPPTLLLLLLLLLSLALRGARAEPAAGSAVPAQSRPCVDCHAFEFMQRALQDLRKTAYSLDARTETLLLQAERRALCACWPAGR from the exons atgcgcgcgcgtgcgGGTCGCGGTGCGTCTTCCCGTGTCGCCCGCGCTGCTGGTCGCGGTTCCGTGAACCGCG GGCGGCCCCGGGCTCCCTCCTCGGCCATGGCCCCCGCGTCCAGGTCCTTGCTGTCGCCGCCgactttgctgctgctgctgctgttgctgctgagcTTGGCGCTGCGGGGCGCCCGCGCCGAGCCCGCCGCCGGGAGCGCTGTCCCCGCGCAGA GCCGTCCGTGTGTGGACTGCCACGCGTTTGAATTCATGCAGCGCGCCCTTCAGGACCTACGGAAAACGGCCTACAGCCTGGACGCGCGG ACGGAGACCCTTCTGCTGCAGGCTGAGCGCCGGGCTCTGTGTGCCTGCTGGCCAGCTGGACGCTGA
- the C10H4orf48 gene encoding neuropeptide-like protein C4orf48 homolog isoform X1, which yields MRARAGRGASSRVARAAGRGSVNRGKGRVGSARPGEGWVRAKQTRVRGTRRPRAPSSAMAPASRSLLSPPTLLLLLLLLLSLALRGARAEPAAGSAVPAQSRPCVDCHAFEFMQRALQDLRKTAYSLDARTETLLLQAERRALCACWPAGR from the exons atgcgcgcgcgtgcgGGTCGCGGTGCGTCTTCCCGTGTCGCCCGCGCTGCTGGTCGCGGTTCCGTGAACCGCGGTAAGGGTCGGGTGGGGTCCGCGAGGCCCGGGGAAGGCTGGGTCCGAGCTAAGCAGACCCGAGTTCGCGGGACGC GGCGGCCCCGGGCTCCCTCCTCGGCCATGGCCCCCGCGTCCAGGTCCTTGCTGTCGCCGCCgactttgctgctgctgctgctgttgctgctgagcTTGGCGCTGCGGGGCGCCCGCGCCGAGCCCGCCGCCGGGAGCGCTGTCCCCGCGCAGA GCCGTCCGTGTGTGGACTGCCACGCGTTTGAATTCATGCAGCGCGCCCTTCAGGACCTACGGAAAACGGCCTACAGCCTGGACGCGCGG ACGGAGACCCTTCTGCTGCAGGCTGAGCGCCGGGCTCTGTGTGCCTGCTGGCCAGCTGGACGCTGA
- the Nat8l gene encoding N-acetylaspartate synthetase: MHCGPPDMVCETKIVAAEDHEALPGAKKDALLAAGGAMWPPLPAAPGPAAAPPPAPGPQPHGGTGGAGPPEGRGVCIREFRAAEQEAARRIFYDGILERIPNTAFRGLRQHPRTQLLYALLAALCFAVTRSLLLTCLVPAGLLALRYYYSRKVILAYLECALHTDMADIEQYYMKPPGSCFWVAVLDGNVVGIVAARAHEEDNTVELLRMSVDSRFRGKGIAKALGRRVLEFAMLHNYSAVVLGTTAVKVAAHKLYESLGFRHMGASDHYVLPGMTLSLAERLFFQVRYHRYRLQLREE, from the exons ATGCATTGTGGGCCTCCCGACATGGTCTGCGAGACGAAGATCGTGGCTGCGGAGGACCATGAGGCACTGCCGGGGGCCAAGAAGGACGCGCTGCTCGCCGCCGGCGGAGCCATGTGGCCCCCGCTGCCCGCTGCGCCCGGGCCGGCCGCCGCGCCCCCACCCGCGCCCGGTCCCCAGCCCCACGGAGGCACGGGGGGCGCGGGGCCGCCGGAGGGGCGCGGCGTGTGCATCCGCGAGTTCCGCGCAGCCGAACAGGAGGCGGCGCGCCGCATCTTCTACGACGGCATCTTGGAGCGCATCCCCAACACGGCTTTCCGCGGCCTGCGGCAGCACCCGCGCACCCAGCTGCTCTACGCCCTGCTGGCGG CCCTCTGTTTTGCTGTGACCCGCTCCCTGCTGCTGACGTGCCTGGTGCCAGCCGGACTCCTGGCCCTGCGCTACTACTACAGTCGAAAGGTGATTCTGGCCTACCTGGAGTGTGCGCTGCACACCGACATGGCTGACATTGAACAGTACTACATGAAGCCACCTG GTTCCTGTTTCTGGGTAGCTGTGCTGGATGGCAACGTTGTGGGCATCGTGGCCGCAAGGGCCCACGAGGAGGACAACACGGTGGAGCTGCTCCGCATGTCCGTGGACTCACGCTTCCGCGGCAAAGGCATCGCCAAGGCTCTGGGCCGGAGGGTGCTGGAGTTCGCCATGTTGCACAACTACTCTGCAGTTGTACTGGGCACCACAGCCGTTAAGGTGGCCGCCCACAAGCTCTATGAGTCACTGGGCTTCAGACACATGGGCGCAAGTGATCACTACGTGCTGCCTGGCATGACCCTCTCGCTGGCCGAGCGCCTCTTCTTCCAGGTCCGCTACCACCGCTACCGCCTGCAGCTACGCGAGGAgtga